In one Roseburia intestinalis L1-82 genomic region, the following are encoded:
- a CDS encoding dTDP-4-dehydrorhamnose 3,5-epimerase family protein — protein sequence MNQFSSDKPQVFIPPAFEDFRGYLSVPYDRDVPFQVCQINQGYSREAFTLRGLHFQMGEHAQAKMVSCLHGSIFNVAVDLRPGKCFGYSYSEVLSFENRKMMYIPKGFAHGYLTLEDDTLMQWCVDQDFCGETAQAVRYDDPDLVWKGEAWTKGEYIISEKDKNAMWLGELLLDR from the coding sequence ATGAACCAGTTTTCATCAGATAAACCACAAGTATTTATTCCGCCTGCGTTTGAAGATTTTCGGGGATATCTGTCTGTTCCGTATGACAGGGATGTTCCATTTCAGGTCTGTCAGATCAACCAGGGATACAGCAGAGAGGCATTTACGCTGCGGGGACTGCATTTTCAGATGGGGGAGCATGCACAGGCAAAAATGGTTTCCTGCCTGCATGGTTCGATTTTTAATGTTGCCGTGGATTTAAGACCGGGAAAATGTTTTGGGTATTCATACAGTGAAGTTTTATCTTTTGAAAACCGGAAAATGATGTATATTCCAAAGGGGTTTGCCCACGGGTATCTGACATTGGAGGATGACACACTGATGCAGTGGTGTGTGGATCAGGATTTTTGCGGGGAGACAGCACAGGCCGTGCGGTATGATGACCCGGATCTCGTCTGGAAAGGCGAAGCATGGACAAAGGGAGAATATATCATTTCAGAAAAAGATAAAAATGCCATGTGGCTGGGAGAGCTGCTTTTAGACAGATAA